A part of Denitratisoma oestradiolicum genomic DNA contains:
- a CDS encoding hydroxymethylglutaryl-CoA lyase → MEDRIYINEVAPRDGLQNQPVLVSLEGKLALIQSLCAAGVRSIEATSFVSPKAVPQLADAAELFARLDQTHGVAYSALVPNQKGLERAHQAGAREIAVVLSATETMNLRNINMSLTQALTVCQETIGLAKALGKRTKAYLAVAFECPFEGVVDSATVIRLAEALHSAGADEIVIADTIGAAGPTGVRALLTPLLANYGRTALSVHFHDTRGMAVANAWAALECGLRKFDSSVGGLGGCPFAPGAAGNLATEDLVLLAEQSGLVSGIDLVKLLDTVVLAESLVQRPLGGRSYRWLTSGKYKPASMR, encoded by the coding sequence ATGGAAGACAGGATTTACATCAACGAAGTGGCCCCCCGGGATGGACTGCAAAACCAACCGGTTCTGGTGTCACTGGAGGGAAAGCTGGCTCTGATTCAAAGCCTTTGTGCAGCTGGCGTTCGTTCTATCGAGGCTACAAGTTTTGTATCGCCAAAGGCAGTGCCTCAGCTGGCTGATGCCGCCGAGCTGTTTGCCCGGTTGGATCAAACTCACGGTGTGGCCTATTCCGCGCTGGTGCCAAACCAGAAGGGCTTGGAGCGAGCCCATCAGGCCGGCGCCAGGGAAATTGCGGTGGTGTTGTCAGCCACGGAGACCATGAACTTGCGCAACATCAACATGAGTTTGACTCAGGCGCTGACAGTCTGCCAGGAAACCATAGGGCTGGCCAAAGCCTTAGGAAAAAGGACCAAGGCCTATCTTGCGGTGGCCTTCGAGTGTCCCTTTGAGGGTGTGGTGGATAGCGCCACCGTAATCCGCCTGGCGGAGGCCTTGCACTCGGCCGGTGCAGACGAGATTGTGATTGCCGATACTATTGGCGCGGCGGGGCCGACAGGAGTTCGGGCACTGCTGACGCCTCTGTTGGCTAATTATGGTCGCACCGCTTTGTCGGTCCATTTTCATGACACTCGGGGAATGGCCGTGGCCAACGCCTGGGCAGCGCTGGAGTGCGGTCTGCGGAAGTTTGATAGCAGTGTCGGCGGCCTCGGAGGGTGTCCCTTTGCCCCTGGTGCGGCGGGAAATCTGGCCACAGAGGATTTGGTTCTATTGGCAGAACAGTCGGGGCTGGTCAGTGGTATCGATTTGGTGAAGCTTCTGGATACTGTTGTCCTCGCTGAATCCCTGGTGCAGCGGCCGCTGGGTGGACGCAGCTACCGCTGGCTGACCAGCGGTAAGTACAAACCGGCATCGATGCGTTAA